From the genome of Campylobacter sp. MIT 99-7217, one region includes:
- a CDS encoding multidrug effflux MFS transporter, producing the protein MQQHTKISGFAKYKTIFILAFMSSIAPLSTDMYLPALGHVRQSFETSEFLTQLSLASFFIAFALGQLIYGPLSDIFGRKKPLYFGVALFILSSLGCFLVDNIYIFILLRFFEALGGCAGVVIARAIVNDLFEVREAAGVFALMMVVSSVAPMLSPTFGALLLDFFSWHSIFATLFILGLALYLLIIFALKESSVSIKKEKLSNRQILKNYALILKDRAFMVYVLSATLAMSAMFAYITGSSFVFIEFFSLSSQTYGILFGVNALGFVIFANINAPLALKFSPEKILPKAFIFIFLFSLLVFIFGLLENFWLFEISIFFTIAMLGFLLPNTTTLAMARFKEHSGVASAVLGCIQFGFAGAISFVVSALNANNPIWLGSIICLCCFIGVLVFFLFKAKE; encoded by the coding sequence ATGCAACAGCACACGAAAATCAGCGGTTTTGCAAAGTATAAGACTATTTTTATTTTAGCCTTTATGTCCTCCATTGCTCCACTTTCAACAGATATGTATTTACCTGCTTTGGGGCATGTAAGACAAAGTTTTGAAACAAGTGAGTTTTTAACCCAGCTTTCCTTGGCAAGTTTTTTCATCGCCTTTGCTTTGGGACAGCTTATTTATGGACCATTAAGTGATATTTTTGGAAGAAAAAAACCTCTTTATTTTGGAGTAGCACTTTTTATCTTATCAAGTCTTGGTTGCTTTTTGGTTGATAATATTTATATTTTCATCTTGTTGCGTTTTTTTGAAGCACTTGGGGGTTGTGCTGGTGTGGTGATAGCAAGAGCTATTGTTAATGATTTATTTGAGGTAAGAGAAGCTGCTGGAGTATTTGCTTTAATGATGGTTGTCTCAAGTGTTGCCCCTATGCTTTCTCCAACCTTTGGTGCGCTTCTTTTAGATTTTTTTTCTTGGCATAGTATTTTTGCGACCTTGTTTATTTTGGGTCTTGCCTTGTATTTGTTGATTATTTTTGCTCTTAAAGAAAGTAGTGTGAGCATTAAGAAGGAAAAACTTTCTAATAGGCAAATTCTTAAAAACTATGCCCTGATCTTAAAAGATAGAGCTTTTATGGTTTATGTGCTTTCAGCCACTTTAGCTATGAGTGCTATGTTTGCTTATATTACAGGTTCTTCTTTTGTTTTTATCGAGTTTTTTTCCCTTTCTTCTCAAACTTATGGCATACTTTTTGGAGTAAATGCTTTAGGATTTGTTATTTTTGCTAATATCAACGCACCCTTAGCCCTAAAATTTTCTCCTGAAAAGATCTTGCCAAAGGCTTTTATTTTTATCTTTCTTTTTAGTCTTTTGGTTTTTATTTTCGGCTTGCTTGAAAATTTTTGGCTTTTTGAAATTTCTATTTTCTTTACCATAGCTATGCTTGGCTTTTTGCTTCCAAATACAACAACTTTAGCTATGGCTAGATTTAAAGAACACTCAGGTGTGGCTTCTGCTGTTCTTGGTTGTATCCAATTCGGTTTCGCTGGGGCGATTTCTTTTGTTGTGAGTGCTTTAAATGCTAATAATCCTATTTGGCTTGGAAGTATCATTTGTTTATGTTGTTTTATTGGTGTTTTAGTATTTTTCTTATTTAAAGCTAAAGAATAA
- the rpsM gene encoding 30S ribosomal protein S13 produces the protein MARIAGVDLPKKKRIEYGLTYIYGIGLFSARKILDKTGISYDKRVHELSEDEAAAIRKEIQEHYMVEGDLRKQVAMDIKALMDLGSFRGLRHRKGLPVRGQKTKTNARTRKGKRKTVGAKS, from the coding sequence ATGGCTCGTATCGCAGGTGTTGATTTACCAAAGAAAAAAAGGATAGAGTACGGACTTACCTATATATATGGTATAGGGCTTTTTAGTGCAAGAAAGATCCTAGATAAGACAGGGATTTCTTATGATAAAAGAGTTCACGAGTTAAGCGAAGATGAAGCAGCAGCGATCCGTAAGGAAATTCAAGAACACTATATGGTTGAGGGTGATCTTAGAAAACAAGTTGCTATGGATATTAAGGCTCTTATGGATTTAGGAAGTTTTAGAGGCTTAAGACACAGAAAAGGTTTGCCTGTTCGCGGACAAAAAACAAAAACGAACGCAAGAACTCGCAAGGGCAAAAGAAAAACAGTCGGTGCGAAATCATAA
- the rpsK gene encoding 30S ribosomal protein S11 — MAKRKIVKKKVVKKNIARGIVYISATFNNTMVTVTDEMGNAIAWSSAGGLGFKGSKKSTPYAAQQAVEDAMNKAKEHGIKEVGIKVQGPGSGRETAVKSVGAIEGIKVLFLKDITPLAHNGCRPPKRRRV; from the coding sequence ATGGCAAAAAGAAAAATAGTCAAGAAAAAAGTTGTTAAAAAAAATATAGCAAGAGGCATTGTCTATATCAGTGCTACATTTAATAACACTATGGTAACAGTTACTGATGAAATGGGAAATGCTATTGCTTGGAGTAGTGCGGGCGGACTTGGTTTTAAGGGTTCTAAAAAATCCACTCCTTACGCAGCACAACAAGCCGTTGAAGATGCGATGAATAAGGCAAAAGAACACGGCATTAAAGAAGTAGGTATCAAGGTTCAAGGACCAGGAAGCGGTAGAGAAACAGCAGTAAAAAGCGTAGGTGCGATAGAGGGCATTAAGGTTTTATTCTTAAAAGATATTACTCCTTTGGCTCACAATGGTTGCAGACCGCCTAAAAGAAGACGCGTGTAA
- a CDS encoding NifU family protein — MLPFSDEELIEPAKASLEKNLPMLEQDGGGYEFLGIKKGVVYIHLIGACKGCAASGTTLKYGLERQLKVDIHPDISLVNLNGGYDEFSRL, encoded by the coding sequence ATGTTACCTTTTAGCGACGAAGAGCTTATAGAACCTGCAAAAGCTAGTTTAGAAAAGAATTTGCCCATGCTTGAGCAAGATGGCGGTGGATATGAGTTTTTAGGGATTAAAAAAGGTGTTGTTTATATACATTTAATCGGTGCTTGCAAGGGTTGTGCAGCAAGTGGAACAACACTAAAATATGGACTTGAAAGACAACTTAAGGTTGATATTCACCCTGATATTTCTTTGGTTAATTTAAACGGCGGATATGATGAGTTCTCGAGATTATAA
- a CDS encoding UDP-N-acetylmuramoyl-L-alanyl-D-glutamate--2,6-diaminopimelate ligase, whose translation MIIKLDQGFITDNSLECNENAYFVKTKQNLAFCEQANQKKAKLIDLKECKKLLNIDENIKIIGITGTNGKTTTANLIYFVLQKLGFKVAMCGTRGAFINGQILDEKGLTTSPILKTLEYLQAASKERCEFFIMEVSSHALVQDRIEALSFVAKIFTNLTQDHLDFHKSFENYKKAKESFFTDESLKIINKDAIAIHHNPKNTIFYGIKTEANYHIKKYDLSTQIKAILEFQNKEYELNSHLVGLFNLYNLLACFACINELVKPKIEDLLQALSQFQGVEGRVELVAKNVIVDFAHTPDGIEKVLQALNYKPLIVVFGAGGDRDKTKRPLMAKAVKKFAKTMIITSDNPRSEDPLEIIKDISSGIKQDESVFTEVDRKKAIQKALELQKNDDFVVILGKGDETYQEIKGIKYPFSDKIVVKELLGITC comes from the coding sequence ATGATCATCAAGCTTGATCAAGGCTTTATCACAGATAATTCTTTAGAATGCAATGAAAATGCGTATTTTGTAAAAACAAAGCAAAATTTAGCCTTTTGCGAACAAGCAAATCAAAAAAAAGCCAAACTTATCGATCTTAAAGAATGCAAAAAACTTCTAAACATTGATGAAAATATAAAAATCATCGGCATAACAGGCACAAATGGCAAGACAACAACAGCAAATTTGATCTATTTTGTCCTACAAAAACTTGGTTTTAAAGTTGCTATGTGTGGCACAAGAGGAGCTTTTATCAATGGTCAAATTTTAGATGAAAAAGGCTTAACCACTTCACCTATCTTAAAAACCCTAGAGTATTTGCAAGCTGCAAGCAAAGAAAGATGCGAGTTTTTTATAATGGAAGTAAGCTCGCATGCTCTGGTGCAAGATCGCATAGAAGCACTAAGCTTTGTGGCAAAAATCTTTACAAATTTAACTCAGGATCATTTAGATTTTCATAAAAGTTTTGAAAACTATAAAAAGGCTAAGGAAAGTTTTTTTACTGATGAGAGCTTAAAAATCATCAACAAAGACGCTATAGCCATTCATCACAATCCCAAAAACACTATCTTTTACGGCATAAAAACTGAGGCTAATTATCATATCAAAAAATACGATTTAAGCACTCAAATCAAAGCTATCTTAGAATTTCAAAACAAAGAATACGAACTTAACTCTCATCTTGTAGGGCTTTTCAATCTTTACAACCTCCTTGCTTGTTTTGCTTGCATAAATGAGCTTGTAAAGCCCAAAATAGAAGATTTACTTCAGGCTTTATCTCAGTTTCAAGGGGTTGAGGGCAGGGTTGAGCTTGTGGCAAAAAATGTGATCGTGGATTTTGCTCATACTCCTGATGGGATAGAAAAAGTTTTGCAAGCTTTAAACTATAAGCCTTTGATCGTTGTTTTTGGTGCAGGTGGAGATAGAGACAAAACCAAGCGTCCCCTAATGGCAAAGGCTGTTAAAAAATTTGCAAAAACCATGATCATCACAAGTGATAATCCAAGAAGCGAAGATCCTCTTGAGATCATCAAAGATATTAGCTCAGGTATCAAGCAAGATGAAAGCGTTTTTACTGAGGTAGATAGGAAAAAGGCTATACAAAAGGCTTTAGAACTTCAAAAAAATGACGATTTTGTTGTGATCTTGGGTAAGGGAGATGAAACTTATCAAGAAATCAAAGGCATTAAGTATCCTTTTAGCGATAAGATAGTGG
- the infA gene encoding translation initiation factor IF-1, which produces MAKDDVIEIDGNVVEALPNANFKVELDNKHVILCHIAGKMRMHYIRIMPGDRVKVELTPYSLDKGRITFRYK; this is translated from the coding sequence TTGGCAAAAGATGATGTGATAGAAATTGATGGCAATGTCGTTGAGGCTTTACCTAATGCGAATTTTAAGGTCGAGCTTGATAATAAACATGTGATACTTTGTCATATCGCAGGAAAAATGCGTATGCATTATATCCGTATCATGCCAGGGGATCGTGTCAAGGTTGAGCTTACTCCTTATAGTCTTGATAAGGGGCGTATCACTTTTAGATATAAGTGA
- the rpsD gene encoding 30S ribosomal protein S4, translating into MARYRGPVEKLERRFGVSLALKGERRLAGKSALDKRPYAPGQHGARKGKISEYGLQLREKQKAKFMYGVSEKQFRRLFAEAARRDGNTGVLLIQLLEQRLDNVVYRMGFATTRRFARQLVTHGHILVNGKRVDIPSYRVEAGAKVEVVEKSKNNPQITRAIELTAQTGIVAWVDVEKDKRFGIFTRKPEREEVVIPVEERFIVELYSK; encoded by the coding sequence ATGGCAAGATATAGAGGACCTGTAGAAAAATTAGAAAGACGCTTTGGAGTAAGTCTAGCCCTTAAAGGCGAAAGAAGACTTGCTGGAAAAAGTGCCCTAGATAAACGCCCTTATGCTCCCGGACAACACGGAGCTAGAAAAGGCAAGATCAGCGAATACGGACTTCAGCTAAGAGAAAAGCAAAAAGCTAAATTTATGTATGGCGTGAGTGAAAAGCAGTTCCGCCGCCTTTTTGCTGAAGCTGCAAGAAGAGATGGCAATACCGGGGTTTTACTCATTCAACTTTTAGAGCAAAGACTTGATAATGTTGTTTATAGAATGGGTTTTGCAACCACTCGTCGCTTTGCAAGACAGCTTGTAACTCATGGGCATATCTTAGTTAATGGCAAAAGAGTGGATATCCCAAGTTACCGCGTTGAAGCTGGGGCAAAGGTTGAGGTTGTTGAAAAAAGTAAAAATAATCCACAAATCACAAGAGCTATCGAGCTTACAGCACAAACAGGCATAGTTGCTTGGGTCGATGTGGAAAAAGACAAGAGATTTGGAATTTTCACAAGAAAGCCAGAAAGAGAAGAAGTTGTCATTCCTGTTGAGGAAAGATTTATTGTTGAGCTTTACTCTAAATAA
- the rplQ gene encoding 50S ribosomal protein L17 produces the protein MRHKHGYRKLGRTSSHRAALLKNLSIALINSEKIETTLPKAKELRAYIEKLITRAREGDFNAHRAVFANLQDKSTTNKLVNEIAPKFKERAGGYTRIIKTRIRRGDATQMAYIEFVA, from the coding sequence ATGAGACACAAACACGGATACAGAAAGCTTGGCAGAACCTCATCTCACCGTGCTGCCTTGCTTAAAAATTTAAGCATAGCCTTGATTAATAGCGAAAAAATCGAAACAACTCTACCAAAAGCAAAAGAATTAAGAGCCTATATAGAAAAGCTTATTACTCGTGCTAGAGAAGGGGATTTTAACGCTCACAGAGCTGTATTTGCGAATTTGCAAGATAAAAGCACAACAAATAAACTTGTAAACGAGATCGCTCCTAAATTTAAAGAAAGAGCTGGTGGCTATACAAGGATCATTAAAACCAGAATTCGCCGTGGCGATGCGACACAAATGGCTTACATTGAATTTGTAGCTTAA
- a CDS encoding histidine kinase encodes MSSRDYKKIALEHFYNKDFKNAKLFFNLAYQKRKNKKLLNLIALCDFALSSSKEAFVLLDFYLKHYYHPKIDKDFEQILALHEAKRNFQDLTHEDESSTLSYEDFLQSEKKIGFKKSFENVIFANKLVINDKEDFLDFLEKLLDYGYKETTLNYIELTSFHFYGNERFEKLAKKLKEEK; translated from the coding sequence ATGAGTTCTCGAGATTATAAAAAAATAGCACTTGAGCATTTTTATAACAAAGATTTTAAAAATGCAAAATTATTTTTCAATCTCGCTTATCAAAAAAGAAAAAATAAAAAGCTCCTCAATCTCATAGCCCTTTGTGATTTTGCTCTTTCATCAAGTAAAGAAGCCTTTGTGTTGCTTGATTTTTACCTCAAACATTATTATCACCCTAAAATAGACAAGGATTTTGAACAAATTTTAGCCCTACATGAAGCAAAAAGAAATTTCCAAGATCTTACACATGAAGATGAGAGTTCTACCTTAAGCTATGAAGATTTTTTGCAAAGTGAAAAAAAGATCGGCTTTAAAAAAAGCTTTGAAAATGTGATCTTTGCAAATAAACTTGTTATCAATGATAAGGAAGATTTTTTGGATTTTTTAGAAAAGCTTTTGGATTATGGATATAAAGAAACTACACTCAATTATATCGAGCTTACTTCTTTTCATTTTTACGGCAATGAAAGATTTGAAAAGCTTGCTAAAAAACTTAAGGAAGAAAAATGA
- the rpmJ gene encoding 50S ribosomal protein L36 produces MKVRPSVKKMCDKCKIVRRKGVVRVICENPKHKQRQG; encoded by the coding sequence ATGAAAGTTAGACCATCTGTAAAAAAGATGTGCGACAAGTGCAAAATAGTTCGCCGTAAAGGTGTAGTTCGCGTTATTTGCGAAAATCCAAAACACAAACAAAGACAAGGATAA
- a CDS encoding DNA-directed RNA polymerase subunit alpha yields MRTITTSAYTPTEFSVEAISETSSKISVWPFEIGYGITLAHPLRRLLYTSTIGFAPTALHIDGVSHEFDSMHGMLEDVALFIINLKKMRFKLKTDSNKEIVEFYFKGAKEIHGKDLNNDIVEVVNEESYLTTINEDAELKFSLIIEKGIGYVPSEEIRNLIPDTKYIALDAFFTPIREAVYDIEKVLFEDNPDYEKVVFTITTDGQITPNKAFENALEAMYRQLSVFDKITNVGSLVKSQSATHEIENMKLLQNITDLNLSARSFNCLEKAGITYIGEIALMSLNELAGLKNLGKKSLDEIKNIMESIGLPVGTSKLSDNKEVLRKKIAELKAQNEG; encoded by the coding sequence ATGAGAACGATTACAACAAGTGCTTATACACCTACTGAATTTAGCGTTGAAGCGATCAGCGAAACAAGCTCTAAAATCAGTGTTTGGCCATTTGAGATAGGCTATGGCATTACCCTAGCCCACCCTTTGCGTCGCTTGCTTTACACAAGTACTATAGGCTTTGCACCAACGGCTTTACATATAGATGGAGTGAGTCATGAATTTGACAGCATGCATGGAATGCTAGAAGATGTGGCACTTTTCATCATCAATCTTAAAAAAATGCGTTTTAAACTCAAAACTGATTCAAATAAAGAAATCGTAGAGTTTTATTTCAAGGGTGCAAAAGAAATTCATGGAAAGGATCTCAACAATGACATTGTTGAAGTGGTTAATGAAGAAAGCTATCTCACAACCATAAATGAAGATGCTGAACTTAAATTTAGTCTCATCATCGAAAAAGGCATAGGCTATGTTCCGAGTGAAGAGATAAGAAATCTTATCCCGGATACAAAATATATAGCTTTAGATGCTTTCTTTACACCTATTCGAGAAGCTGTTTATGATATAGAAAAAGTGCTTTTTGAAGATAATCCAGACTATGAAAAAGTGGTTTTTACCATAACAACAGATGGACAAATCACACCAAATAAAGCCTTTGAGAATGCCCTTGAAGCAATGTACAGACAGCTTTCTGTTTTTGATAAGATCACTAATGTTGGAAGCTTGGTAAAAAGCCAATCAGCAACTCATGAAATCGAAAACATGAAGCTTTTACAAAATATCACGGATTTAAATTTAAGTGCAAGAAGCTTTAACTGTCTCGAAAAAGCAGGCATTACCTATATAGGCGAGATTGCTTTAATGAGCCTAAATGAGCTTGCAGGGCTTAAAAATTTAGGTAAAAAGTCTCTAGATGAGATAAAAAATATCATGGAAAGCATAGGCTTGCCGGTAGGTACTTCAAAGCTTAGCGACAACAAAGAAGTACTTAGAAAAAAGATTGCTGAACTTAAAGCACAAAATGAAGGATAA